One genomic segment of Opitutaceae bacterium includes these proteins:
- a CDS encoding sialidase family protein, which produces MRKEPLIHHAIIRAADAERVRSDTASLIERADGTLLVAYHSYSKGPEGGGDFGAARIYLAESVDGGITWIRERMVADISPGDLNVMSPFLSRFGDEILLGYVRNHSGADTSMYLHRSRDGGRTFGPSTPIWEHAGEYRIQGGASSLVLLDSGRLVLPVQSCAEVWVPEENQIIRTWSSDDGGWHWTESANRIQLPLRGAMEPSVAQRSDGSLLMSMRTQLGAVFFAESSDGGETWSRARVSGLASPESCTCLRRIPGTEDLVLFWNDSEYVPDHHHFGIRSPLSAARSRDGGRTWTKIGDIDTGDFMMTNLGCTFLASGTAIVTYLKTPDPEIVGGVYRGSFSTKAERDSVFRMELQAALIPRSWFD; this is translated from the coding sequence ATGAGAAAGGAACCGCTTATCCATCATGCCATCATCCGGGCGGCCGATGCCGAGAGGGTCCGTTCGGATACCGCTTCCTTGATCGAGCGCGCCGACGGCACCTTGTTGGTCGCCTACCACAGCTATTCAAAGGGGCCGGAAGGTGGCGGGGATTTTGGGGCTGCCAGAATATATCTGGCCGAGTCGGTTGACGGCGGAATCACCTGGATCAGAGAGCGGATGGTCGCGGATATTTCGCCCGGCGATCTGAACGTGATGAGTCCCTTCCTCTCTCGGTTCGGGGATGAAATCCTGCTGGGATATGTGCGGAATCACTCCGGGGCGGACACCAGCATGTATCTGCACCGGTCAAGAGATGGTGGCAGGACCTTCGGCCCGTCGACGCCGATCTGGGAGCATGCCGGTGAATACCGGATTCAGGGGGGAGCATCCAGTCTCGTGCTGCTCGATTCCGGTCGGCTCGTTCTACCCGTTCAAAGCTGCGCCGAAGTGTGGGTTCCCGAGGAAAACCAGATCATCCGAACCTGGTCCAGTGACGATGGGGGATGGCACTGGACCGAATCGGCCAACCGGATCCAACTTCCACTGCGCGGTGCGATGGAACCCTCCGTCGCCCAGAGGTCGGATGGGTCCCTCCTGATGAGCATGCGCACCCAACTCGGAGCCGTGTTTTTCGCCGAGTCGAGTGATGGGGGCGAGACCTGGTCCCGTGCCCGGGTGAGCGGATTGGCGTCTCCGGAAAGTTGCACCTGTCTTCGGCGGATTCCGGGTACGGAAGATCTGGTTCTGTTCTGGAATGATTCGGAATATGTGCCCGATCACCATCATTTCGGCATCCGTTCGCCGCTCAGTGCCGCGCGGTCCCGCGATGGGGGGCGGACCTGGACGAAAATCGGAGATATCGACACGGGCGATTTCATGATGACCAACCTGGGCTGCACCTTCCTTGCCTCCGGCACGGCCATCGTGACCTATCTCAAGACCCCCGATCCGGAAATCGTCGGCGGAGTCTATCGAGGATCGTTCTCGACCAAAGCGGAACGGGACTCCGTTTTTCGAATGGAGCTGCAGGCTGCCTTGATCCCTCGATCATGGTTCGACTGA
- a CDS encoding phytanoyl-CoA dioxygenase family protein, which produces MLTPDQVKFYHKHGYLHIPRVFSRKAITAMREDLNWMIRVWANVGVGWTGPWREQLMDEATAAQSQLIAMHDLHFYAESWMRGVTQTNLAGALSQLLAGPKESEGAPVELHHTTMHVKPCETGHPFPMHQDYAFYPHTDSRFVDVLIHLDDTCHENGEIRFLDGSHKKGPLRHITSFVNDKGEKETCTPHLNQKKYKLADTVAVPAKAGDVVCFNINTIHGSHINTTSDMRRMVRAGYRHPQNKQKSGQSCGRPGLMVKGHRPRRRGQLLFGISGPSDTVISQDVDAFAVKL; this is translated from the coding sequence ATGCTTACTCCAGACCAGGTCAAGTTCTACCACAAACACGGTTACCTGCACATTCCCCGCGTCTTCAGCCGGAAGGCGATCACCGCCATGCGCGAAGATCTCAACTGGATGATCCGGGTGTGGGCCAACGTCGGCGTCGGGTGGACCGGACCGTGGCGGGAACAGTTGATGGACGAGGCCACCGCGGCGCAGAGCCAGCTGATTGCGATGCACGACCTTCATTTCTATGCCGAATCCTGGATGCGAGGCGTCACCCAGACGAATCTTGCCGGGGCCCTGTCCCAACTGCTGGCCGGTCCGAAAGAGTCGGAAGGCGCACCGGTCGAACTTCACCACACCACCATGCACGTCAAACCCTGCGAGACGGGTCACCCGTTTCCCATGCATCAGGATTATGCGTTTTACCCGCACACCGACTCACGCTTCGTCGATGTGTTGATTCATCTGGACGATACCTGTCATGAAAACGGCGAGATTCGCTTCCTCGACGGATCCCACAAGAAGGGACCGCTCAGGCACATCACGTCCTTCGTCAATGACAAGGGCGAGAAGGAAACCTGCACACCGCACTTGAACCAGAAGAAATACAAGCTTGCGGATACGGTTGCCGTTCCGGCGAAGGCCGGCGATGTGGTCTGCTTCAACATCAATACGATCCACGGCAGCCACATCAATACGACATCCGACATGCGCCGCATGGTCCGTGCCGGCTACCGGCACCCGCAGAACAAGCAGAAATCGGGACAATCCTGCGGTCGCCCCGGCCTGATGGTCAAGGGCCACAGGCCGCGGCGTCGCGGACAGTTGCTCTTCGGTATATCCGGACCGTCCGACACGGTGATCAGCCAGGATGTCGATGCCTTCGCCGTGAAGCTCTGA
- a CDS encoding M28 family peptidase: MPDHPEEIIKLISHKDSMCWIDLPGAHDNAAGTAVNLELARVNVS; encoded by the coding sequence GTGCCTGACCACCCCGAGGAGATCATCAAGTTGATCTCCCACAAGGACTCGATGTGCTGGATCGATTTGCCCGGAGCACATGACAATGCGGCCGGCACCGCCGTCAACCTGGAGCTGGCCCGGGTCAACGTGTCATGA
- a CDS encoding YdiU family protein produces MFIPFENTYARFPDRFFARQTPARVRDPKVIRLNRELAAQLSIDSGWLESADAVASFAGNAIPDGADPIAQAYAGHQFGGFVPQLGDGRAILLGEVVGKDGMRRDIQLKGSGRTPFSRGGDGKAALGPVLREYIVSEAMAALGVPTARALAAVTTGETVMRADGPLAGAVFTRVAASHIRVGTFQYFHARSDVEALRLLADHAMARHYPDTVAAAEPYVAFLESVIAAQADLIARWMSLGFIHGVMNTENTAISGETIDYGPCAFMDAFHPRRVFSSIDSHGRYAWGNQGNIGFWNLTRFAETLLPLFSDDSDQAIKVAEGALSLYPERFADQYADYFRDKLGLSSEAPAALIKDCLDLLTVQQVDFTLFFRRLTQVAGGESSESVVALFSDSKPLDEWLARWRGEVDPTSGLTRMRATNPVLIPRNHRIEEAIQAAHAGDFAPFHRLVDALAEPFAEKTVYADLEAPPRPEEIVHETFCGT; encoded by the coding sequence ATGTTCATTCCTTTCGAAAACACCTACGCCCGATTCCCTGACCGCTTTTTCGCCAGACAGACGCCGGCTCGCGTACGGGATCCCAAGGTCATCCGCCTAAACCGTGAACTGGCGGCACAGCTTTCGATCGATTCCGGATGGCTGGAATCCGCCGACGCCGTCGCAAGCTTTGCGGGCAATGCGATTCCTGACGGCGCCGATCCGATTGCCCAGGCCTATGCGGGCCATCAGTTCGGAGGATTTGTTCCACAACTCGGCGACGGCCGCGCCATCCTGCTCGGGGAAGTCGTCGGCAAGGACGGAATGCGCAGGGACATTCAATTGAAGGGCTCGGGGCGGACGCCCTTCTCCCGGGGCGGCGATGGCAAGGCCGCCCTGGGGCCGGTTCTTCGGGAATACATCGTGAGCGAGGCCATGGCGGCTCTCGGGGTTCCAACGGCCAGGGCCCTCGCAGCGGTGACCACCGGCGAGACCGTCATGAGAGCCGACGGTCCCCTTGCCGGAGCCGTCTTCACCCGCGTTGCCGCGAGTCATATTCGGGTTGGGACCTTTCAGTATTTCCATGCCCGCAGCGATGTTGAGGCCCTGCGACTGCTCGCGGATCATGCCATGGCACGGCACTACCCGGACACAGTCGCGGCAGCCGAGCCGTATGTTGCCTTCCTGGAGTCGGTCATCGCGGCCCAGGCGGACCTGATCGCCCGGTGGATGTCACTGGGGTTCATTCATGGCGTCATGAACACCGAAAATACCGCGATCTCCGGTGAGACGATCGACTACGGACCCTGCGCCTTCATGGACGCCTTCCATCCGCGCCGTGTCTTCAGCTCGATCGACAGCCACGGGCGTTACGCCTGGGGGAATCAGGGTAACATCGGTTTCTGGAACCTCACGCGTTTCGCGGAAACGCTGCTCCCGCTCTTCTCTGACGATTCCGACCAGGCGATCAAGGTCGCCGAGGGCGCGCTTTCCCTCTATCCGGAGCGTTTCGCCGATCAATATGCCGACTATTTCCGGGACAAATTGGGCCTTTCCTCCGAAGCACCCGCAGCGCTGATCAAGGATTGCCTCGATCTGCTCACGGTCCAGCAAGTCGATTTTACGCTCTTCTTTCGCCGCCTCACGCAGGTCGCCGGAGGAGAATCTTCGGAGTCGGTGGTGGCTCTCTTTTCCGACAGCAAACCACTCGATGAATGGCTCGCGCGCTGGCGCGGCGAAGTCGACCCGACCTCAGGTCTGACCCGCATGCGCGCGACCAATCCCGTCCTCATCCCCCGCAACCACCGCATCGAAGAAGCCATCCAGGCCGCCCATGCGGGCGACTTCGCTCCTTTCCACCGGCTCGTCGATGCGCTGGCGGAGCCCTTTGCCGAGAAGACTGTATACGCTGACCTGGAAGCTCCGCCCCGGCCCGAGGAAATCGTCCACGAAACGTTTTGCGGCACCTGA
- a CDS encoding hydroxyacid dehydrogenase — MKILVTVPRDDYFDRFFTPGLMERLEAAGDVSWNPLSRQLTAEELARDLAGKEICLTGWHVPRLDRDLLQHADRLRLVAHLGGTVAPVASESLYARGIRVCSGNSVMAKVVAEGVLCYILAGLRNLVRFDRALHEEPGWSRDLGFCRSLIGKNLGFVGLGTVGRHLLELLRPFEVTVGVFDPYIDDEALEAWRFAKRVGLEECLRSSEVVSIHAARTDETRNLLNAERLSLLPDGALLINAARGAIIDEVALVAELNPGRISAVLDVFEEEPLPDDSPLRRMPNLIMTPHLAGSPSHALITEAMISDIERHISGGDLRNEIPVEQFRLMTR; from the coding sequence ATGAAGATCCTGGTAACTGTTCCCAGAGATGACTACTTTGACCGTTTCTTCACTCCCGGGCTGATGGAGCGTCTCGAAGCGGCAGGCGACGTGAGCTGGAATCCGTTGTCACGGCAACTGACGGCAGAGGAATTGGCCCGTGACCTCGCGGGTAAGGAGATCTGCCTTACGGGGTGGCATGTCCCGCGACTGGACCGCGATCTTCTGCAACACGCAGACCGGCTCCGGCTGGTGGCCCATCTCGGAGGGACGGTCGCCCCGGTTGCGAGTGAATCGCTCTACGCGCGCGGCATCCGGGTCTGCAGCGGCAATTCAGTCATGGCCAAGGTCGTGGCCGAGGGGGTCCTCTGCTATATACTCGCAGGTCTGCGGAACCTGGTGCGTTTTGACCGGGCTCTCCATGAAGAACCCGGCTGGTCAAGGGATCTCGGTTTTTGTCGGTCCCTTATTGGGAAGAACCTCGGTTTTGTCGGTCTCGGCACCGTCGGACGCCACCTGTTGGAGCTTCTTCGACCTTTCGAAGTGACGGTGGGCGTATTCGATCCCTATATCGACGACGAGGCTCTTGAGGCCTGGCGGTTTGCGAAGCGGGTTGGATTGGAGGAATGCCTTCGGTCGAGCGAGGTCGTCTCCATCCATGCCGCCCGGACTGATGAAACCCGGAACCTCCTGAACGCCGAGCGTCTGTCCCTCTTGCCCGATGGGGCGCTTCTGATCAACGCAGCGCGCGGCGCCATCATTGATGAAGTCGCGCTCGTGGCCGAACTGAATCCGGGTCGCATATCCGCGGTTCTTGACGTCTTTGAGGAAGAGCCGCTTCCGGATGACAGCCCCTTACGGCGAATGCCCAACCTGATCATGACACCCCATCTGGCCGGCTCTCCCAGCCATGCCCTGATCACCGAAGCAATGATCAGCGATATTGAACGGCATATAAGCGGAGGCGACTTGCGAAACGAAATTCCTGTCGAGCAGTTTCGGCTCATGACACGTTGA
- a CDS encoding efflux RND transporter permease subunit, which produces MSLHEVSIRRPVLAIVMSTVIVIFGLIGLRQLGVREFPEAERPIISVQANYPGANATVIESQITEVLEEEINTVSGIRTLTSVSREGRSSITVEFELGDDLDRAANDVRDRVASAIERLPDDADAPTVQKADSDGDPIVFLNVKSEQRDLLDLTAIADNLFKSRFETIDGVGRVDIWGSKEYAMRLWIDPDALAAHNLTAVDVRRSFAAANVELPTGRIEGEAVDLNIRTLSRLSDDPELFNDRILKREGDRVVRFRDVGHAEIGPLNERTILKRDGIPMVGVVLRPQSGANQIAIVDEFHRRLDEIMKDLPVDIEVGIGFDTSQFIRDSIAEVRQTLLVALVLVALTIFFFLREVRTTIIPIITIPVSIIGTFFVLYLAGFSVNTLTLLGLVLAIGLVVDDAIVVLENIYKRIERGEKPRTAGVEGTKEIFFAVIATTLALASVFAPIVFLGGLTGVLFREFGVTLAVAVIISSFVALSLTPMLCTRILKHREKAPFLYRVTEPFFITLIKGYRDTLHWFLNSRVIMPVVVLVCLSLTVLIYRSLPRELAPLEDRSLLVVAANGPQGAGYAYMLEAMRQVDSVVASTLGEDELEAQLTVTSPGFGAATTINTGFSRVVLTQPENRDRPQGAIAGALGRALAEIPEVDAYVRQPATINAGGSRGLPVQFVVRNNDLEKIRRIIPQFLDAARAKPALGFVDVDLKFNQPELILTIDRDRAEALGVDVRAIAETVQASFSGQRFGYFLKDGEQYQIIGQFEGSGRDSPSAISRLSVRAADGSLVPIQNLVTVNEESSAPVLYRYNRFTAATFSADVADGYTLGDGINAMNEVAAALLDETFTTDLSGQSKEFSEAGSSLAFVFLLALVLIYLVLAAQFESFRDPFTIMLTVPLALTGGLIALWYFDQTLNIFSQIGLIMLIGLVTKNGILIVEFANQRRDAGKGIREAVEEAATARFRPVLMTALSTILGTLPIALALGAGSQSRVPLGLAVIGGMLLGTLLTLYVIPSAYLILASRERSPR; this is translated from the coding sequence ATGAGCCTGCACGAGGTCAGCATCCGCCGGCCGGTCCTTGCGATCGTGATGTCGACGGTCATCGTCATCTTCGGCCTGATCGGTCTACGGCAGCTGGGCGTCCGGGAGTTTCCCGAAGCGGAGCGACCGATCATTTCCGTCCAGGCCAATTACCCGGGCGCCAATGCCACCGTGATCGAGAGTCAGATCACCGAGGTGCTCGAGGAGGAAATCAACACGGTATCGGGCATCCGCACCCTCACCTCGGTCAGCCGGGAAGGACGGAGTTCAATTACGGTCGAATTCGAACTGGGAGACGACCTTGACCGGGCCGCCAACGATGTGCGCGATCGGGTCGCTTCCGCCATCGAACGCCTTCCCGACGATGCCGACGCCCCGACGGTTCAGAAGGCCGACTCGGACGGCGATCCGATCGTTTTCCTCAACGTGAAGAGCGAGCAACGTGATCTTCTCGACCTGACCGCCATCGCCGACAATCTGTTCAAGTCCCGATTCGAAACGATCGACGGAGTCGGGCGAGTCGATATCTGGGGTTCCAAGGAATACGCCATGCGACTCTGGATCGATCCGGACGCATTGGCCGCGCACAATCTGACTGCTGTCGATGTTCGCCGGTCGTTTGCCGCCGCCAATGTCGAACTGCCGACCGGGAGAATCGAGGGAGAGGCGGTGGACCTCAATATCCGAACCCTCAGCCGTTTGTCGGATGATCCTGAACTCTTCAACGACCGCATCCTGAAGCGGGAGGGTGACCGCGTCGTGCGATTCCGCGATGTCGGGCACGCCGAGATCGGACCGCTCAACGAACGAACCATTCTCAAGCGTGACGGGATCCCGATGGTCGGCGTCGTCCTGCGTCCCCAGAGCGGTGCCAACCAGATCGCGATCGTCGACGAATTCCACCGCCGCCTCGATGAGATCATGAAGGATCTTCCGGTCGACATCGAGGTCGGCATCGGGTTCGACACGAGCCAATTCATCCGCGACAGCATCGCGGAAGTACGGCAAACCCTTCTTGTCGCCCTCGTCCTCGTCGCGTTGACCATCTTCTTTTTCCTGAGAGAGGTTCGGACCACAATCATTCCGATCATCACCATTCCGGTGTCGATTATCGGCACGTTTTTTGTTCTCTACCTGGCGGGATTTTCGGTCAACACCCTGACTCTTCTGGGGCTCGTGCTGGCCATTGGACTGGTGGTCGACGATGCCATCGTCGTACTCGAAAACATTTACAAGCGCATCGAAAGAGGCGAAAAGCCGCGCACCGCCGGAGTCGAAGGGACAAAGGAGATCTTCTTTGCGGTCATCGCCACCACGCTCGCCCTCGCTTCGGTCTTCGCCCCGATCGTCTTTCTCGGGGGATTGACCGGGGTTCTGTTCAGGGAATTCGGCGTCACCCTCGCCGTCGCCGTGATCATCTCGTCATTTGTCGCGCTCTCGCTGACCCCGATGCTCTGCACCCGGATCCTCAAGCACCGCGAGAAAGCTCCATTCCTCTACCGTGTGACGGAGCCGTTCTTCATTACCCTGATCAAGGGATACCGGGACACACTTCACTGGTTTCTCAACAGCCGGGTGATCATGCCGGTCGTTGTCCTGGTCTGCCTCTCCCTTACGGTTCTGATTTACCGCAGCCTGCCCCGGGAATTGGCCCCGCTGGAGGATCGCAGCCTGCTGGTGGTGGCAGCCAACGGTCCCCAGGGGGCGGGTTACGCCTACATGCTCGAAGCGATGAGACAGGTCGACAGTGTCGTCGCATCGACCCTCGGCGAAGACGAGCTGGAAGCTCAATTGACCGTAACCTCCCCAGGATTCGGAGCGGCCACGACAATCAATACCGGATTCTCCCGGGTTGTCCTGACCCAACCGGAAAACCGCGATCGCCCCCAGGGGGCGATCGCCGGTGCCCTCGGCCGCGCCCTGGCCGAGATCCCGGAAGTGGACGCCTATGTCCGCCAGCCGGCCACGATCAACGCCGGCGGCAGCCGGGGACTCCCGGTCCAGTTTGTCGTGCGCAACAACGATCTGGAAAAAATCCGCCGCATCATCCCCCAGTTTCTTGACGCCGCCCGGGCTAAACCCGCTCTCGGTTTCGTCGATGTCGACCTGAAATTCAACCAGCCTGAACTGATCCTCACCATCGACCGGGACCGGGCGGAAGCCCTCGGTGTCGATGTCCGGGCGATCGCCGAGACCGTGCAGGCCTCGTTCAGCGGACAACGATTCGGCTATTTTCTCAAGGATGGGGAGCAGTACCAGATCATTGGCCAGTTTGAAGGAAGCGGGCGGGACTCGCCGAGCGCGATCTCCCGGCTGAGCGTCCGGGCCGCAGACGGGAGTCTCGTTCCGATCCAGAATCTGGTGACAGTGAACGAGGAAAGTTCCGCCCCCGTCCTCTACCGCTACAACCGCTTCACCGCCGCCACCTTTTCAGCCGACGTGGCCGACGGCTATACACTCGGAGACGGGATCAATGCGATGAATGAGGTGGCCGCCGCGCTTCTCGACGAGACCTTCACGACCGACCTGTCCGGTCAATCCAAGGAATTCTCCGAAGCCGGATCCAGCCTGGCGTTCGTCTTCCTGCTTGCCCTCGTCCTGATCTACCTCGTGCTGGCTGCACAATTCGAGAGTTTCCGCGATCCCTTCACCATCATGCTGACCGTTCCGTTGGCCTTGACCGGTGGCCTGATCGCACTTTGGTATTTCGACCAGACCCTGAACATCTTCTCCCAGATCGGATTGATCATGCTCATCGGTCTTGTGACCAAGAATGGCATTCTGATTGTCGAATTCGCCAACCAGCGCCGCGACGCGGGCAAGGGCATCCGTGAAGCTGTCGAGGAGGCCGCCACAGCCCGATTCCGCCCGGTCCTGATGACCGCGTTGTCCACCATACTCGGCACGCTGCCGATCGCATTGGCCCTCGGCGCGGGCTCCCAAAGCCGCGTCCCTCTCGGACTCGCGGTCATTGGCGGCATGCTCCTCGGCACCCTGCTTACCCTCTACGTCATCCCCTCCGCCTACCTGATTCTCGCCAGCCGGGAGCGGTCGCCTCGCTGA
- a CDS encoding GNAT family N-acetyltransferase — translation MQIHHGFYRQEHLAQPFFELQRMIFPGLDLAWARDNGFLSPEVVPFGLFENGRALSILNATTSNIVIRDHTIRAVQLGTVATHPEFRKTGLSRLLINKVFDRYRDSTDIVFLYANDQVLDFYPKLGFERVLETHFSMPVRDYPANSFRRLDPKKPQDRETIFRSFDRRVSLSGACGVEDYRLLAKWYALTFFADNLWYHEDTDVLIVASIEDRSILVHDVVSSIPVPGFFRQFSWPAVEEAILQFVPDQFEGSFAPMSAPAGDTLFVRGRLPPGIPVKIPVLAHT, via the coding sequence ATGCAAATCCATCACGGCTTCTATCGACAGGAGCATCTCGCTCAACCCTTCTTCGAGCTTCAACGCATGATCTTCCCCGGGCTGGACCTCGCCTGGGCCCGGGACAACGGATTCCTTTCACCCGAAGTCGTGCCGTTCGGCCTCTTTGAAAACGGTCGTGCCCTGAGCATTCTCAACGCGACGACATCGAACATTGTGATCAGGGACCACACGATCCGAGCCGTTCAACTCGGGACGGTTGCCACCCATCCGGAATTTCGAAAAACAGGGCTGAGCCGGCTTCTCATCAACAAGGTATTCGACCGATACCGCGATTCAACCGATATCGTTTTTCTCTACGCCAACGACCAGGTCCTGGACTTCTATCCCAAGCTGGGATTTGAACGGGTCCTGGAGACACATTTCTCCATGCCGGTCAGGGATTACCCCGCAAACAGCTTCAGGAGACTCGACCCGAAGAAGCCGCAAGACCGGGAAACCATCTTCAGGTCCTTCGATCGCCGAGTTTCCCTGTCCGGAGCCTGTGGCGTCGAGGATTATCGTCTGTTGGCCAAGTGGTACGCACTGACCTTCTTCGCCGACAATCTCTGGTATCACGAAGACACCGACGTTTTGATTGTGGCGTCAATCGAGGACCGAAGCATCCTCGTACACGACGTGGTGTCTTCGATACCGGTGCCCGGCTTTTTCAGGCAATTCAGCTGGCCCGCGGTGGAGGAAGCGATCCTTCAGTTTGTTCCCGACCAATTCGAAGGTTCGTTTGCCCCCATGTCGGCGCCGGCCGGAGACACCCTCTTTGTGCGCGGAAGGCTCCCCCCCGGAATTCCCGTGAAGATTCCCGTCCTCGCCCATACCTGA
- a CDS encoding efflux RND transporter periplasmic adaptor subunit: protein MSLRAKIIFVILPVITIGILLWLKFGGRSEVGSQGPGQGGQRTPSVRTIQAAMRPFETVLTFNGSLLAYDSIDVRSELSGRVRAIHFADGQEVKAGDLIVEIDTEELEAQLLSAREQLELAILNAQRLESLQATNSVPVRERDEAVSRREVFRAEVTLLEARIRKGRITAPFDGVLGLRQVSPGQFLEPSSIITTLQTVRRLRLDFSVPERYRGSIRTGMPVSFTVAGFEDSFSGTISAIDPRVDQDTRSVIIRADVDNDERKLLPGNYARVDLVITRDKAIVVPAISVVRSLNSVSVFLLQDGAAVRREVEIGERTPTEVEIKSGLQTGDVIITEGIQAVRDGRKVEIKGPDSP from the coding sequence GTGTCCCTTCGCGCCAAGATCATCTTCGTCATCCTTCCTGTCATCACCATTGGCATCCTGCTCTGGCTGAAATTCGGAGGGCGATCCGAAGTCGGCAGCCAAGGTCCGGGCCAGGGAGGACAGCGCACGCCCTCCGTTCGGACGATCCAGGCGGCCATGCGCCCCTTCGAAACGGTTCTGACCTTCAACGGCTCCCTCCTTGCCTACGACTCCATTGATGTGCGCAGTGAGCTGAGCGGCCGCGTCCGGGCGATTCATTTCGCCGACGGCCAGGAGGTCAAAGCGGGTGACCTCATAGTTGAAATCGATACCGAGGAACTGGAAGCACAGCTCCTTTCGGCGCGCGAACAGCTCGAACTCGCAATCCTCAATGCCCAGAGGCTCGAATCGCTCCAGGCAACGAACAGTGTGCCTGTTCGCGAACGCGACGAAGCCGTCAGTCGTCGAGAGGTTTTCCGGGCCGAAGTCACGCTTCTTGAAGCGCGGATCCGCAAAGGACGGATCACCGCCCCGTTCGACGGCGTTCTCGGACTCCGGCAGGTGAGTCCGGGACAATTCCTCGAGCCTTCCTCGATCATCACCACGCTCCAGACTGTCAGGCGACTGCGTCTCGACTTCTCGGTGCCGGAAAGGTACCGCGGCTCCATCAGGACGGGGATGCCGGTCTCGTTCACAGTGGCCGGTTTCGAGGATTCCTTTTCCGGTACCATCAGCGCGATCGACCCCCGTGTCGACCAGGATACCCGCAGCGTGATCATCCGGGCGGATGTGGACAACGACGAACGCAAGCTGCTGCCCGGCAACTACGCCCGGGTTGATCTTGTCATCACCCGTGACAAGGCGATCGTCGTGCCCGCCATCTCCGTCGTCCGCAGTCTCAATTCCGTCTCGGTCTTCCTTCTGCAGGACGGCGCCGCGGTCAGGCGGGAGGTCGAGATCGGCGAGCGCACCCCGACAGAGGTGGAAATCAAATCCGGTCTGCAGACCGGTGACGTCATTATCACCGAAGGGATCCAGGCTGTCCGCGACGGGCGGAAGGTCGAGATCAAGGGCCCCGACTCCCCATGA
- a CDS encoding class I SAM-dependent methyltransferase, which produces MANSRLEKEREFHDRWAAETETESIRIREAFEAPTALENQFILSRLGDLRGRRILDIGAGLCESSVYFALQGAHVTATDLSPEMLLKGQELARNFGTSIEAIAADAEQFDSLPGNWEIIYCANTLHHLHQRKEFLKTCHQLLAPGGIFVTWDLVAYNPVINVYRHLAMDVRTADEAPLTTEDLALIKETFHSVETRFFWLLTLVLFLKYFLIDRLNPGKTRYWKEIYRESPETLWWWMPLRRIDRVFTQIPLIRWLAWNLVTVARKAP; this is translated from the coding sequence ATGGCCAACTCACGCCTCGAAAAGGAACGGGAATTCCACGACCGATGGGCCGCCGAGACCGAAACCGAATCCATCCGCATTCGCGAAGCCTTCGAAGCCCCGACCGCTCTCGAGAACCAGTTCATTCTCTCCCGACTGGGTGACCTCAGGGGTCGCCGTATCCTCGATATCGGGGCCGGACTCTGCGAAAGCTCGGTCTACTTCGCCCTTCAGGGAGCACACGTCACCGCGACCGATCTTTCGCCGGAAATGCTCCTCAAAGGGCAGGAGTTGGCCCGGAATTTCGGAACATCCATCGAAGCCATCGCGGCCGATGCCGAGCAATTCGACTCACTGCCCGGCAATTGGGAAATCATCTATTGTGCCAATACCCTCCACCATCTCCATCAGCGGAAGGAATTCCTCAAGACCTGCCACCAACTTCTCGCTCCGGGCGGAATCTTCGTCACCTGGGACTTGGTCGCCTACAATCCGGTGATCAACGTCTACCGGCATCTCGCCATGGATGTGCGAACCGCGGATGAGGCCCCGTTGACCACCGAAGACCTCGCCCTCATCAAAGAGACATTCCACTCCGTCGAGACCCGTTTCTTCTGGTTGCTCACCCTTGTGCTCTTCCTGAAATACTTCCTCATCGACCGACTGAACCCCGGAAAGACGCGGTATTGGAAGGAGATCTACCGGGAATCCCCGGAAACCCTCTGGTGGTGGATGCCACTTCGAAGAATCGACCGCGTGTTCACGCAAATTCCCCTCATCAGGTGGCTCGCCTGGAACCTCGTCACCGTCGCCCGGAAAGCCCCTTGA